DNA sequence from the Trichocoleus desertorum ATA4-8-CV12 genome:
TGTCATCCCGTAATTGCATCAGAAATTGATCGCCTTGATGCAAAATAGCGATGGCAACAGCGGGACGAGAGTCGCTAACGACTCCCAGCACATCTTGGTTTTCCAACGGAGCTGAATTAAAAGTCATTGAGGTTATGAATAACTAAGGACGCTAGCTTTACAATTTTGTTTGCTCCTCAATATAAACTTCCCCCAAATTTTGACCGCCAACGGGAATTTGTTGATAACGCACTTTGCCCTTGACCAAAACTGCTTTGCCAGATTTAGGCGCTTGGTTTTGCGTCACAATCCAAATGCTGCCCGTTCGGTCTTGAATCTCGTAAGCTTGCTTTTGCATTAAGGGCACTTGTCGCACCACATTGCCTTGGATATAGACAACGCGATCCATTTGTTGCTGTTGCTGCAATGCCTGAATATTTGTTACATCAACATTGGGCTTGAGGCTGAGCATTCCAGCCCCTGATTGAGGCAAGGGACTGCAACCTACCACACCCGCCACGAGCAGCAAAGCACTAAGTCGAATTGCCTGGATCTTCCCTAGCATGGTCACAATACTCCTAGATGGCCGCGCGATCGCCTAACGAATGAAGTGAAATTTGAGGTGGACGATTACAGGATGAACCAAATCTGAGACACTAAGAAAGCGAATGACTTCACTGTTCTAGCATCGATACAAATGTTTAGAGCAGCTTTAGACTACAGATGTTTCTTAAACTTTGATGCAATCTCACGGCGCTCAACTCATCGACGGTAAAGCTCTCGCCCAAAAAATTCAAGCAGAGCTGGCTCAACAGATCCAGTCGCTTCAGGCTCAGTATGGTCGTCCTCCAGGCTTAGCTGTACTGATGGTAGGCGACAACCCTGCTAGTGCTGCCTATGTCCGAGGTAAAGAGAAAGCCTGTGAAAAGGTGGGCATGGCCTCCTTTGGTCAGCATTTACCTGCGACTACAACCCAGGCAGAACTCGAGAAAATTATTCAAGCCTTAAATCAAGATGAGCGAGTCGATGGCATTCTGATTCAGTTACCACTGCCAGAGCATTTGGATGGGGTGGCGCTGCTGAACCAACTCGACCCCGACAAAGATGCCGATGGCTTGCATCCGGTTAACTTAGGTCGCTTGGTTCGGAGCGAGCCAGGGCTTCGCAGTTGCACGCCTGCGGGTGTGATGGAGCTGTTGAAGGAATATGGAATTGATCCTAAAGGCAAACATGCCGTAGTAATTGGTCGCAGTATTTTGGTCGGCAAACCGATCTCGCTGATGCTTCTAGAAGCCGATGCCACCATCGCGATCGCCCACTCCAAAACGCCAGATCTCGCTTCAGTGATCCGTAGTGCTGACATTGTTGTAGCTGCGGTCGGTCGGCCAGAGATGATTACGGCTGACATGGTGAAACCAGGCGCAGTGGTGATTGATGTGGGGATCAACCGCGTCACCGATGCTGAAGGCAAGAGCCGCTTAGTTGGAGATGTCCACTTTGACTCGGTCAAGTCTGTTGCCAGTGCCATTACCCCAGTTCCGGGCGGTGTTGGCCCCATGACTGTCGCTATGTTGCTGCAAAATACTGTGTGGAGTTATATCCAACGTTATCAAGGCGTGCAACAAGCCCCGTAGAATGTATAGAAGCTGAATGGCTCAGCCTTTGGCAATCTAACCAGTTGTAATGAAGAAAACCTGAGATGACGAGTAGGAGAGAGCTAGGGATGGTCTTGACTGATGAAACGCATTTGTCCCAACCGCAATCCCCTTTTGATCTATCAGCCTATCTGAGCGAATGGCAAGTTCAGGTTGAAGCAGCACTCGACCATTCCATTGAGGTCGTTTACCCTGAGAAGATTTATGAGGCCATGCGTTACTCTTTGATGGCAGGGGGAAAGCGCTTACGCCCGATTTTGTGTCTAGCGACTTGCACCTTGCTCGGCGGCACAGCAGACATGGCAATGCCTACAGCCTGCGCCTTGGAAATGGTGCACACCATGTCCCTAATTCATGATGACCTCCCCGCGATGGATAACGATGATTA
Encoded proteins:
- the folD gene encoding bifunctional methylenetetrahydrofolate dehydrogenase/methenyltetrahydrofolate cyclohydrolase FolD, which encodes MQSHGAQLIDGKALAQKIQAELAQQIQSLQAQYGRPPGLAVLMVGDNPASAAYVRGKEKACEKVGMASFGQHLPATTTQAELEKIIQALNQDERVDGILIQLPLPEHLDGVALLNQLDPDKDADGLHPVNLGRLVRSEPGLRSCTPAGVMELLKEYGIDPKGKHAVVIGRSILVGKPISLMLLEADATIAIAHSKTPDLASVIRSADIVVAAVGRPEMITADMVKPGAVVIDVGINRVTDAEGKSRLVGDVHFDSVKSVASAITPVPGGVGPMTVAMLLQNTVWSYIQRYQGVQQAP